The proteins below are encoded in one region of Knoellia sp. S7-12:
- a CDS encoding dihydrolipoamide dehydrogenase: protein MAASEIEAPKGRAPWLALGLVVLAVVSIAIAMGISFAKGDDPTNVAVYDANGDGMDALLTGIVEVTPSCVKVSVGDEAWTPVFPRGSTHMANDTLVWGGREFLSGDPIELGGGEVSPDGDLVIPAGCPRRHLWLVAPR, encoded by the coding sequence ATGGCTGCGTCCGAGATTGAGGCACCGAAGGGCAGGGCGCCGTGGCTCGCGCTGGGCCTCGTCGTGCTGGCGGTTGTCAGCATTGCCATTGCCATGGGTATCTCTTTCGCAAAGGGCGACGACCCGACGAATGTCGCTGTCTACGACGCGAATGGCGATGGGATGGATGCCTTGCTCACAGGGATTGTCGAGGTGACGCCTTCCTGCGTGAAGGTCTCCGTGGGTGACGAAGCCTGGACACCGGTGTTCCCGCGAGGGAGCACCCACATGGCCAATGACACTCTCGTGTGGGGCGGCCGGGAGTTCTTGTCGGGTGACCCGATCGAACTGGGCGGCGGGGAGGTCAGCCCTGATGGTGACTTGGTCATCCCGGCCGGATGTCCGCGCAGGCATCTGTGGTTGGTCGCGCCACGCTGA
- a CDS encoding helix-turn-helix transcriptional regulator, whose product MVRLPLTPAEIERGQRLGALLRRARGDRPMLDTALDAGLSPETLRKIESGRVGTPAFPTIAAISGVLGLSLDAVWAEINPPVGDVEPMKSGRRARRRLVS is encoded by the coding sequence ATGGTCAGGTTGCCACTCACCCCCGCCGAGATCGAGCGCGGTCAGCGCCTCGGCGCCCTCCTGCGTCGAGCCAGGGGCGATCGCCCAATGCTCGACACCGCCCTGGACGCAGGCCTCTCACCCGAGACCCTCCGCAAGATCGAGTCCGGTCGCGTGGGTACTCCGGCCTTCCCGACAATCGCGGCCATCTCCGGAGTCCTCGGCCTCTCGCTCGACGCGGTGTGGGCAGAGATCAACCCGCCAGTGGGTGACGTCGAGCCGATGAAGTCCGGTCGCAGAGCGCGCCGGCGGTTGGTCTCTTAG
- a CDS encoding VOC family protein — protein MIGDHTPVTTLGVSDLQRARDFYEGVLGFEPGTETMDQGITYQSGSSAFFVYTSEFAGTNKATAMMFELPGDAFDTAVADLRSKGVTFQTFDAEGMEWNDGVASAGDGAFKSVWFTDPDGNILNLGSGMN, from the coding sequence ATGATCGGCGACCACACCCCTGTCACGACCCTCGGAGTCTCGGACCTGCAGCGTGCCCGCGACTTCTATGAGGGGGTCCTCGGTTTCGAACCAGGGACCGAGACGATGGATCAGGGCATCACCTACCAGTCGGGCTCGAGCGCCTTCTTCGTCTATACGTCCGAATTCGCCGGCACGAACAAGGCGACGGCGATGATGTTCGAGCTGCCCGGCGACGCGTTCGACACAGCCGTGGCGGATCTGCGCTCGAAGGGCGTGACGTTCCAGACCTTCGACGCCGAGGGCATGGAGTGGAACGACGGAGTCGCAAGCGCCGGCGACGGCGCCTTCAAGAGCGTCTGGTTCACGGACCCCGACGGCAACATCCTCAACCTCGGCTCCGGCATGAACTGA